A part of Streptococcus porcinus genomic DNA contains:
- a CDS encoding LysR family transcriptional regulator, with product MRLQQLHYIIKIVECGSMNEASKQLYITQPSLSNAVKDLENEMGIAIFNRTPKGITLTKDGVEFLSYARQIVEQTSLLEDRYKNHNSNRDFFSVSSQHYAFVVNAFVSLLKKTDMSQYELFLRETRTWEIIDDVKNFRSEIGVLFLNDYNRDVLSKLLEESHLTAHILFKTHPHIFVSKEHPLANKACLSFDDLEAYPYLSYDQGLHNSFYFSEEMMANVPHDKSIVVSDRATLFNLMIGLHGYTVASGVLNSQLNGNQIIAIPLDMPDIIDIVYIKHEQANLSKMGERFIDYLKDEVKFTQPNMQKEQ from the coding sequence ATGAGATTACAACAATTACATTACATTATAAAAATCGTTGAATGTGGCTCCATGAACGAAGCTTCTAAGCAATTATATATTACTCAGCCCAGCCTCTCTAATGCTGTCAAAGACTTAGAAAACGAAATGGGAATTGCTATTTTTAACCGAACTCCCAAAGGTATCACCTTAACAAAAGATGGTGTTGAATTTTTATCCTATGCCAGACAAATTGTAGAGCAGACATCACTCTTAGAAGACCGTTATAAGAATCATAACAGTAATAGAGATTTTTTCAGCGTCTCTTCTCAACATTATGCCTTTGTCGTCAACGCTTTTGTTTCCCTATTAAAAAAAACAGACATGTCACAATATGAGCTCTTCCTTAGAGAAACAAGAACCTGGGAAATTATTGATGATGTTAAAAATTTTAGATCTGAAATCGGAGTTCTTTTCCTTAATGATTATAACCGGGATGTTTTATCAAAGCTACTCGAAGAAAGTCACTTGACTGCCCATATCCTTTTTAAGACACACCCCCATATTTTTGTTAGCAAAGAGCATCCTTTAGCTAACAAAGCCTGCCTTTCTTTTGATGACTTAGAAGCTTACCCTTACCTGTCCTATGATCAGGGCTTACATAATTCCTTCTACTTCTCTGAAGAAATGATGGCTAATGTACCACACGACAAGTCTATTGTCGTGAGTGACAGAGCTACACTTTTTAATTTGATGATTGGTTTGCATGGTTATACTGTAGCAAGTGGGGTCTTGAACAGCCAACTCAATGGTAACCAAATAATAGCCATCCCTCTTGATATGCCAGATATTATCGATATTGTCTATATCAAACATGAACAAGCAAATCTTTCTAAAATGGGTGAAAGATTCATTGATTATTTAAAAGACGAAGTCAAATTTACCCAACCAAACATGCAAAAAGAACAGTAG
- a CDS encoding sugar transferase, producing the protein MYPIIKRLLAIIISGIAIIVLSPVLLGIALAIKIDSKGPVFFKQKRVGKDKSHFMIYKFRSMYSDTPADMPTHLLKDPSAMITRVGGFLRKTSLDELPQLFNIFKGEMAIIGPRPALWNQYDLIAERDKYHANDVSPGLTGWAQINGRDELEINEKAKLDGYYVDKMSFCFDTHCFVGTLVSVLKSEGVVEGGTGAKDKE; encoded by the coding sequence ATGTATCCAATTATCAAACGTCTATTAGCAATCATCATATCTGGTATAGCAATCATCGTGCTCAGTCCAGTATTATTAGGAATTGCTCTTGCTATTAAAATAGATTCAAAAGGACCTGTATTCTTTAAACAAAAACGCGTTGGAAAAGATAAAAGTCACTTTATGATTTATAAATTTAGAAGCATGTATAGCGACACACCTGCCGATATGCCAACACATCTCTTAAAAGATCCAAGTGCTATGATTACACGAGTAGGTGGCTTTTTGCGAAAAACTAGTCTAGATGAACTGCCACAACTCTTTAATATTTTTAAAGGCGAAATGGCTATCATAGGACCACGACCTGCTTTGTGGAACCAATACGATTTGATTGCTGAACGTGATAAATACCATGCTAATGATGTTTCTCCTGGGTTAACAGGATGGGCACAAATTAATGGCCGTGACGAATTGGAAATTAACGAAAAAGCAAAACTAGATGGTTATTACGTTGATAAAATGAGCTTTTGTTTTGACACGCACTGTTTTGTTGGAACCCTAGTCAGTGTGCTTAAAAGTGAGGGCGTTGTTGAAGGTGGAACAGGAGCTAAGGACAAGGAGTAG
- the cps4B gene encoding capsular polysaccharide biosynthesis protein Cps4B, which yields MIDIHSHIVFDVDDGPLTIDESLSLIEESYRQGVRTIVSTSHRRKGMFETPEDDIANKFLQVKREAEKKFPDLTLLYGGELYYTHDILEKLENRLVPTMNGTRFALIEFSMATPWKEIHTALAQVIMLGITPVIAHIERYDALAFNKDRVKELINMGCYTQINSSHVLKAKLFGDKLKVFKKRASYFLDENLVHCIASDMHNLKKRPPFMKEARRLVEKEYGIKRARALFETNPETLINNEYL from the coding sequence ATGATCGATATCCATTCCCACATCGTTTTCGATGTGGACGATGGTCCACTGACGATAGATGAAAGTCTATCCTTAATTGAAGAAAGTTACAGACAGGGTGTGCGGACTATTGTGTCGACATCCCATCGTCGCAAAGGAATGTTCGAAACGCCTGAAGATGATATTGCTAACAAATTTTTACAAGTAAAACGTGAAGCTGAAAAGAAGTTCCCAGATTTAACCTTACTGTATGGTGGTGAGCTCTATTATACACATGATATTCTTGAAAAATTAGAAAACAGGTTAGTACCAACCATGAACGGTACTCGCTTTGCATTAATTGAATTCTCAATGGCTACACCTTGGAAAGAGATTCATACTGCTCTTGCTCAAGTTATTATGTTAGGAATTACGCCTGTTATTGCTCACATCGAACGTTATGATGCTCTCGCCTTTAATAAAGACCGTGTCAAAGAGTTGATTAATATGGGGTGCTACACACAAATTAATAGCTCGCATGTCCTTAAGGCGAAGCTATTTGGCGATAAATTAAAAGTTTTTAAAAAACGTGCGAGTTACTTTTTAGATGAGAACTTAGTTCATTGCATCGCGTCAGACATGCACAATTTAAAAAAACGTCCCCCTTTTATGAAAGAAGCAAGACGCTTGGTAGAAAAAGAATATGGGATTAAACGTGCGCGAGCTTTATTTGAAACCAATCCTGAAACTTTGATTAATAATGAATATTTATAG
- a CDS encoding acyltransferase — MNKYLRAVVEFPTAIIKMGYLKLIRNNSFRCKPLIFMSLFSELTVDKGARIIIGKNFRQRSQSRIRVRNGAELVIGDDISLNHGCMIVSREKIVIGNGVQFGPNILLYDHDHDYKASGGISVGKYKSSPIIIGKNVWIGAGAIILRGTSIGDNSIIAAGSVIKGEFPDNSLIYQPKETKVKRY, encoded by the coding sequence ATGAATAAATATTTGAGAGCTGTTGTTGAATTTCCAACAGCAATAATTAAAATGGGATACCTAAAATTAATCAGAAATAACTCTTTTCGCTGTAAACCTCTCATCTTTATGTCTCTCTTTTCTGAATTAACAGTTGATAAAGGAGCAAGGATTATAATTGGAAAAAACTTCCGTCAAAGAAGTCAATCGAGGATTAGAGTAAGAAATGGTGCAGAATTGGTTATTGGAGATGACATCTCCTTAAATCATGGCTGCATGATAGTTTCTCGCGAGAAAATAGTTATCGGTAATGGGGTTCAGTTTGGCCCTAATATACTATTATATGACCATGATCATGACTACAAAGCTAGTGGGGGTATTTCAGTAGGTAAATATAAAAGTAGCCCCATCATTATTGGTAAAAATGTATGGATTGGAGCTGGTGCAATTATATTAAGAGGTACCAGCATTGGCGATAATAGTATAATCGCTGCAGGGAGTGTTATTAAAGGTGAATTTCCTGACAATAGTTTAATTTACCAACCAAAAGAAACAAAAGTGAAAAGATACTAG
- the cpsA gene encoding LCP family glycopolymer transferase CpsA — protein sequence MTESSRRQKRVKPKGNGTFTVINVALFILYTLLSLTVAFMMYTYNFLAFRHLNIIIGVALSALFFLTLFLIISKKAKWLTMLGMIIANIALALVLFTFKSTIDLTAQLNKTASFSEVEMSIVVPKNSSISSVETLKTVEAPLKMDQSNIKKLLSHLKSDKNVDLATKEVNSYQNAYEDIQSGNTEAMVMNSAYVALLEQNDANFADKVKTIYSYKIKKAIPNSQKPVNKSGVYNLYISGIDTYGPISTVSRSDVNIIMTVNMNTHKVLLTTTPRDSYVKIPDGGGNQFDKLTHAGIYGVETSMKTLENLYDIKIDNYARINFTTFAELIDLLGGIEVQNDTAFSAGGIDFPKGRISLNSKQALVFVRERHALEGGDNDRGKNQERVVTAIINKLSSIKSPNQASSIITGIQNSVQTNLSLNQMMTIANSQLEDNAQFSVESQDVTGIGSTGELQSYAMPGSALYMYKLDDASLNQAKDAIRATMEGNQ from the coding sequence ATGACAGAATCGTCAAGACGTCAAAAACGTGTAAAACCTAAAGGAAATGGAACCTTTACAGTTATAAATGTTGCATTATTTATACTCTATACGTTATTATCGCTCACTGTGGCTTTTATGATGTATACTTATAACTTTTTAGCTTTTCGTCATTTAAACATAATCATTGGTGTGGCCTTAAGTGCTCTTTTTTTTCTGACACTGTTTTTGATTATTAGTAAAAAAGCAAAATGGTTAACTATGTTGGGGATGATTATTGCTAATATTGCTTTAGCACTTGTCCTTTTCACCTTTAAGTCAACTATTGATTTAACAGCACAATTAAACAAAACGGCTTCTTTTTCAGAGGTAGAAATGTCTATTGTTGTTCCTAAAAATAGTTCTATCTCTTCAGTTGAGACCTTAAAAACAGTTGAAGCTCCACTAAAGATGGACCAGTCAAATATTAAGAAGTTGTTAAGTCATTTGAAGAGTGATAAAAATGTCGATTTGGCAACAAAAGAAGTTAATTCTTACCAGAATGCTTATGAAGATATTCAATCCGGTAATACAGAAGCGATGGTGATGAACAGCGCCTATGTGGCTTTGCTAGAACAAAACGACGCTAACTTTGCAGATAAAGTCAAAACTATCTATTCTTATAAAATCAAAAAAGCTATTCCAAATTCACAAAAACCGGTTAATAAATCTGGGGTTTATAATCTTTATATTAGCGGTATTGATACTTATGGTCCAATTTCAACCGTTTCTCGTTCAGATGTAAATATTATTATGACCGTCAACATGAATACACACAAGGTGCTGCTCACAACGACACCACGTGATTCTTATGTTAAGATTCCTGATGGTGGTGGTAACCAGTTCGACAAATTGACCCATGCTGGAATCTATGGCGTTGAAACATCGATGAAAACGTTAGAAAATCTTTATGATATTAAAATTGATAATTATGCTCGGATTAATTTCACTACTTTTGCAGAGCTGATTGATTTATTGGGCGGAATTGAAGTTCAAAATGACACAGCCTTCTCAGCAGGTGGCATTGATTTTCCAAAGGGAAGAATCTCTTTAAATTCAAAACAAGCTCTGGTATTTGTTCGTGAACGGCATGCCCTTGAAGGTGGGGATAATGATCGTGGTAAAAATCAAGAACGAGTTGTGACTGCTATTATTAATAAACTAAGTAGTATCAAATCACCAAATCAAGCAAGTTCTATCATTACAGGCATTCAAAACTCAGTTCAAACTAATCTAAGCCTTAATCAAATGATGACAATTGCAAATAGTCAATTAGAAGATAATGCTCAATTTTCTGTTGAATCACAAGATGTTACAGGTATTGGCTCAACAGGAGAATTACAATCTTATGCGATGCCAGGATCGGCTTTATATATGTACAAGTTAGATGATGCCAGCCTTAACCAAGCAAAAGATGCTATTAGAGCAACAATGGAGGGTAATCAATGA
- a CDS encoding polysaccharide biosynthesis protein, whose protein sequence is MKRSQKRVILYFLDVLMITVSHFSAYHFLLAYSQDLTNSEVVITLLMTLFVYTILGIHFRIFSIINRFTDYKIIFKIIVNLFVASLMAYLVDLFYFDSFSRRFIFLGYLFSTFLVIIPRMTWRMYHDFNPNMRKKKNDPKTRLLVVGAGEGGSVFIQTVLNKGKDFEIVGIVDADINKHGTYLHGIKVLGNKQAIPRIVADYEVNQVTIAIPSLTGEERESILDICRTANVPVNNMPSIENIVMGKVSLNKFKEIDIADLLGRKEVVLDQSSLSDFFNGKTVLVTGAGGSIGSEICRQVSKFNPKRLVLLGHGENSIYLINRELRDTYQDAIEIVPIIADIQDRDLIFKIMATYKPDMVYHAAAHKHVPLMEFNPREAVKNNIFGTKNVAEATKAAGVATFIMISTDKAVNPPNVMGATKRFAERIVTGLNEPGQTQFAAVRFGNVLGSRGSVVPLFKDQIKKGGPLTVTDFRMTRYFMTIPEASRLVIQASYLAKGGEVFVLDMGEPVKIVDLARKVIKLSGHTEDEIKIVESGIRPGEKLYEELLSTKERVSEQIYDKIFVGKVATKPISEVENIINNLEQLSEKELKETLIQYARQE, encoded by the coding sequence ATGAAGAGAAGTCAAAAAAGAGTGATTTTGTATTTTTTAGACGTGCTGATGATTACAGTTTCCCATTTTTCGGCATATCATTTCCTGTTGGCTTATAGTCAAGATTTAACAAATAGTGAAGTGGTAATAACTCTTTTGATGACCCTTTTTGTCTATACTATTCTTGGTATCCACTTTCGGATTTTTTCAATCATCAATCGCTTCACAGATTATAAAATTATCTTTAAAATTATTGTCAACTTATTTGTTGCCTCACTGATGGCTTATTTAGTTGACTTGTTCTATTTTGATAGTTTTAGCCGACGCTTTATCTTTTTGGGGTATCTCTTTAGCACTTTCTTAGTGATTATCCCAAGAATGACTTGGCGCATGTATCATGATTTTAATCCTAACATGCGAAAAAAGAAAAATGATCCTAAAACACGCCTGCTAGTTGTAGGGGCGGGTGAAGGAGGAAGCGTCTTCATTCAAACTGTTTTAAATAAGGGCAAAGATTTTGAAATTGTCGGAATTGTTGATGCTGATATCAATAAACACGGAACTTATCTACATGGTATTAAAGTTTTAGGAAATAAACAAGCAATTCCAAGGATTGTCGCTGATTATGAAGTCAATCAAGTGACCATTGCTATTCCTAGTTTAACAGGGGAAGAGCGAGAAAGTATCCTAGATATTTGTCGTACCGCAAATGTACCCGTAAACAATATGCCAAGTATTGAAAATATTGTCATGGGCAAGGTTTCCTTAAATAAATTTAAAGAAATTGACATTGCAGATTTACTAGGTCGAAAAGAAGTTGTTTTAGACCAATCGTCATTATCAGATTTTTTCAATGGTAAAACGGTTCTCGTCACAGGTGCAGGCGGTTCGATTGGTTCTGAAATCTGTCGTCAGGTTTCAAAATTTAATCCCAAAAGATTGGTATTACTTGGTCACGGTGAGAACTCTATTTATCTGATTAATCGCGAGTTAAGAGATACTTATCAAGACGCTATCGAAATTGTTCCAATCATTGCTGATATCCAAGATCGGGACTTGATTTTTAAGATTATGGCGACTTATAAGCCTGATATGGTTTACCATGCCGCTGCCCACAAACACGTCCCTCTAATGGAATTTAATCCGAGAGAAGCTGTGAAAAACAATATCTTTGGGACAAAAAATGTTGCTGAAGCAACTAAGGCAGCTGGTGTAGCTACTTTCATTATGATATCAACAGACAAGGCAGTTAATCCACCAAATGTTATGGGAGCAACTAAACGCTTTGCAGAAAGGATTGTTACTGGCCTGAACGAACCCGGGCAAACACAATTTGCCGCTGTGCGCTTTGGAAATGTTCTAGGCAGTCGTGGAAGTGTCGTGCCATTATTTAAAGACCAAATAAAAAAAGGTGGTCCATTAACTGTTACGGACTTCCGAATGACACGCTATTTCATGACTATCCCTGAAGCAAGTCGTTTGGTTATACAAGCGAGTTACTTAGCAAAAGGTGGAGAAGTTTTTGTCCTTGATATGGGAGAACCTGTTAAAATAGTCGATCTAGCCCGTAAAGTGATTAAACTAAGTGGCCACACCGAAGATGAAATCAAGATTGTTGAATCAGGCATCCGCCCTGGTGAAAAACTATACGAAGAATTATTATCCACCAAAGAACGCGTCAGCGAACAAATTTACGATAAAATCTTTGTCGGCAAAGTAGCCACAAAACCAATCTCAGAAGTTGAAAACATTATTAATAACTTAGAACAATTATCTGAAAAAGAGCTAAAAGAAACCTTAATCCAATATGCAAGACAGGAGTAG
- a CDS encoding Wzz/FepE/Etk N-terminal domain-containing protein, protein MNNTDQSSIEIDVLSLLKKLWNKKFLILFMGLFVGVLALMASLFLIKPSYTSTTRLYVINRQQSDNLTATDLQAGGYLVNDYKEIITSRDVMQDVIASDGLSLTPEQLSKMIAVTVPADTRVISISVTNHHPQEAKDLANSIREAASEKIKKVTKVQDVTPLEKAQLPSSPSSPNIQRNTLIGFFLGALLTIVVIVVGEVLDDRIKRPEDIEEVLGMTLLGTVPNTDKL, encoded by the coding sequence ATGAATAACACTGATCAGTCATCAATAGAAATTGATGTACTTAGCCTTTTAAAAAAGCTTTGGAATAAGAAATTTTTGATTCTTTTCATGGGACTTTTTGTTGGAGTGCTAGCTTTGATGGCCTCACTTTTCTTGATTAAGCCATCATATACTTCAACAACACGTTTGTATGTTATCAATCGTCAACAATCAGACAACCTTACAGCTACTGACTTGCAAGCGGGTGGTTACTTGGTAAATGACTATAAGGAAATCATCACGTCACGGGATGTGATGCAAGATGTTATTGCCAGTGATGGCTTATCCTTAACTCCAGAGCAATTAAGTAAAATGATTGCTGTTACTGTTCCCGCTGATACTCGTGTAATCTCTATTTCTGTGACAAATCACCATCCTCAAGAAGCAAAAGACTTGGCTAATTCTATTCGCGAAGCGGCATCTGAAAAGATTAAAAAGGTGACCAAAGTCCAAGATGTAACGCCTTTGGAAAAAGCACAGCTTCCAAGCAGTCCATCATCACCTAACATCCAACGTAATACACTTATTGGTTTCTTCCTAGGTGCTTTGCTGACAATTGTTGTTATTGTGGTTGGTGAAGTTCTGGATGATCGAATCAAACGCCCAGAAGATATTGAAGAAGTTCTTGGAATGACCCTATTAGGTACTGTTCCAAATACCGATAAATTGTAA
- a CDS encoding tyrosine-protein kinase: MAQLDLIRSKRDLYLAAEEYYNSIRTNIQFSGRDLRVIVLTSVQPGEGKSTSSINLAVSFANAGFKTLLIDADIRNSVMSGTFKSDEKYEGLSNYLSGNADLSHVISHTNISNLMIIPAGQVPPNPTTLLQNTNFNYMIDTLKEVFDYVIIDTPPIGLVIDSAIVAQKADASVLVTEAGVIKRRFVQKAKEQMEQSGAQFLGVILNKVEHTVDSYGSYGSYGNYGKKEKPRKHARKSSRKRK, from the coding sequence ATGGCGCAATTAGATTTAATTAGATCAAAAAGAGATTTATATTTAGCAGCAGAAGAATATTACAACTCCATCCGGACCAATATCCAATTTAGTGGCCGTGACCTAAGAGTAATTGTTTTAACATCTGTACAACCGGGCGAAGGGAAATCAACAAGTTCAATCAATTTGGCGGTTTCATTTGCTAATGCAGGTTTTAAAACTTTATTAATTGATGCAGATATCCGTAATTCTGTTATGTCAGGAACTTTTAAATCAGACGAAAAGTATGAGGGACTATCAAACTATTTATCAGGGAATGCTGATTTATCACATGTCATTTCACATACCAATATTAGTAATTTGATGATCATCCCTGCAGGACAGGTACCACCAAATCCGACAACTCTGCTCCAAAATACCAATTTTAACTATATGATAGATACCTTAAAAGAGGTGTTTGATTATGTTATTATCGATACGCCACCAATTGGTTTAGTCATTGATTCGGCGATTGTGGCCCAGAAAGCAGATGCCTCAGTACTTGTTACAGAAGCGGGTGTTATTAAGCGACGCTTTGTGCAAAAAGCTAAAGAGCAAATGGAGCAAAGTGGTGCTCAATTTTTAGGGGTTATCTTAAATAAAGTAGAACATACAGTTGATTCGTATGGAAGTTACGGCTCATATGGTAACTATGGTAAAAAAGAAAAACCAAGAAAACACGCAAGAAAAAGTTCAAGAAAGAGAAAGTAA
- a CDS encoding glycosyltransferase, with product MTNNKYLYIGGFELPDKNAAAHRVLSNGKALKETGLEVIFLGVNRTLGESDILNTVKEVEGFKTYELRYPEGIFQWFNYLTSIESIVKVIYTNNIQNIICYNLPSIVLKRLMMFCRVNNFKIYGDVTEWYSTKGRSLPNKILKGLDTFYRMAILHKKLDGLIVISTFLEKYYAEYVNNIICIPVLSDLEDVKWVNNYQKSQEILQLVYAGNPGKKENLDLMVSSLEYITRKVKLDVIGINEEEFLNTYPRFKKSKITSKVSFHGRLSHEVSLDFVKKANYTFFLRDNDIVSNAGFPTKLVESVSCGTPVITNKTSNISDYINSQINGVLLDALDPPYVAEVIDNLKLEMKVEKETFDYRQFSKQPVFKSFFSNS from the coding sequence ATGACAAATAACAAGTATTTATATATAGGAGGGTTTGAACTTCCAGATAAAAATGCTGCTGCTCATAGAGTTTTGTCAAATGGAAAAGCTTTAAAAGAAACTGGATTAGAAGTTATATTTTTAGGAGTCAATAGAACTTTAGGTGAAAGTGATATCTTAAATACCGTAAAAGAAGTTGAAGGATTTAAAACTTATGAATTACGTTATCCTGAGGGAATTTTTCAATGGTTTAACTACTTAACTTCCATAGAATCAATAGTGAAGGTGATATATACAAATAATATTCAAAATATTATTTGTTATAATTTACCATCAATCGTTTTAAAAAGATTAATGATGTTCTGTAGGGTAAATAATTTTAAAATTTATGGGGATGTAACTGAATGGTATTCTACAAAAGGTCGTTCACTACCAAACAAAATATTAAAGGGTTTAGATACATTTTATAGGATGGCTATATTGCATAAAAAACTAGATGGGTTAATTGTAATTAGTACCTTTTTAGAAAAATACTATGCAGAGTATGTGAATAATATTATTTGTATACCGGTACTTAGTGATTTAGAAGATGTAAAATGGGTAAATAATTACCAAAAATCTCAAGAAATACTTCAATTAGTCTATGCAGGAAATCCTGGTAAGAAGGAAAACCTAGATTTAATGGTTTCATCTTTAGAGTATATAACTAGAAAAGTAAAATTAGATGTAATTGGTATTAATGAAGAGGAATTCTTAAATACCTATCCTCGTTTTAAAAAAAGCAAAATAACTAGTAAGGTATCTTTTCATGGTAGGCTCTCGCACGAAGTTAGTTTAGATTTTGTAAAAAAAGCAAATTATACCTTTTTTCTCAGAGATAACGATATTGTAAGTAATGCAGGTTTTCCAACAAAATTAGTAGAGTCTGTTTCTTGTGGAACGCCAGTTATTACGAATAAAACAAGTAATATTTCTGATTATATTAACAGTCAAATAAATGGTGTTTTGCTTGATGCTTTAGACCCCCCCTATGTGGCTGAAGTAATTGATAATCTTAAATTAGAAATGAAAGTTGAAAAAGAAACTTTTGATTATAGACAGTTTTCTAAACAACCAGTGTTTAAAAGTTTCTTTAGTAATTCTTAA
- a CDS encoding glycosyltransferase family 4 protein, with amino-acid sequence MKKILFLVNHDYTVYNTRLEIVERLLKEGYEVHISSPDGIRIPELIEIGCHFHEIRINRHGMNPIEELQLIQAYKRLLKKVRPNVILGFTIKPNIYGAIAAKTLKIPFIANITGLGTAVEYKSWKQSVFINLYKYAFKDIYRVYFQNTANREFFLENKIINDNFSLIPGSGVNLVRFAEKDFPHMLPIKFAFVSRVMKEKGIDQFLDTAIYIRKKYPNTEFHIYGFCEQAYEDKLKELQEKGIVYFHGMIKDIAEALENTSCLLHPSYYPEGLSNVLLEASAIGRPIITTNRPGCREVIDDGITGYLVKQKNSEDLIEKVEKFLNLTHIEKEQLGHNARLKVEKEFDRQIIVEQYMKDIQTVLE; translated from the coding sequence TTGAAGAAAATATTATTTTTAGTAAATCATGATTATACAGTGTATAATACTCGACTTGAAATTGTTGAGAGATTATTAAAAGAAGGTTATGAAGTTCATATTTCTTCACCAGACGGCATTAGAATCCCGGAATTAATAGAAATAGGTTGTCATTTTCACGAGATACGTATTAATCGTCATGGAATGAATCCAATTGAAGAACTTCAGCTTATACAGGCATATAAAAGATTATTAAAAAAAGTAAGACCTAATGTCATTCTAGGATTTACAATCAAACCTAATATATATGGAGCCATTGCAGCTAAAACTTTAAAAATTCCTTTCATTGCAAATATTACAGGATTGGGAACGGCTGTTGAATATAAAAGCTGGAAACAATCGGTTTTTATTAATTTATATAAATATGCCTTCAAAGATATTTATAGAGTTTACTTTCAAAATACAGCTAATAGAGAATTCTTTTTAGAAAATAAAATAATAAATGATAACTTTAGTCTTATTCCTGGTTCTGGAGTAAATCTTGTCAGATTTGCAGAAAAGGATTTTCCCCATATGTTACCTATAAAATTTGCCTTTGTTTCGCGTGTAATGAAAGAAAAAGGAATTGATCAGTTTTTAGATACAGCAATATATATTAGGAAAAAATATCCAAATACTGAATTCCATATCTATGGTTTTTGCGAACAAGCATATGAAGATAAACTCAAGGAATTACAAGAGAAAGGTATTGTTTACTTTCATGGGATGATTAAAGATATCGCAGAAGCTTTAGAAAATACGAGTTGCTTGCTTCATCCAAGTTACTATCCAGAAGGACTATCTAATGTTTTATTAGAAGCTTCTGCGATTGGACGACCTATTATCACAACAAATCGACCAGGGTGTCGAGAAGTAATTGATGATGGAATTACTGGGTACTTGGTTAAACAAAAAAATAGCGAAGATTTAATAGAGAAAGTAGAGAAATTCCTAAATTTAACTCATATTGAAAAAGAGCAACTTGGGCATAATGCTAGATTAAAAGTTGAAAAGGAATTTGACAGGCAAATTATTGTTGAACAATATATGAAAGATATTCAAACGGTACTAGAATAA
- a CDS encoding NAD-dependent epimerase/dehydratase family protein: MKKVLITGANSYIGTSFEKWLQQSEGEYKVDTLDMISPTWREFDFTPYDCIFHVAAIVHKNEKKIDPDLYQKVNTELPIELANLAKEAGVQQFIFLSSMSVYGSKESIINRATKEEPSTYYGKSKLAAEIGLKALESDTFNVLIMRPPMVYGPKATGNYARLSKLAKVTPIFPKIGNQRSMIYIDNLLEFVRLAIEHNLSGLHFPQNSTYVNTSELVKMIRKVNGKNTILISLFNPIIPKMHRVSQINKLFGNLTYDQALSQEVFDYNVADYEESIRRSEEK; encoded by the coding sequence ATGAAAAAAGTTCTTATTACTGGAGCAAATTCTTATATTGGAACCTCTTTTGAGAAGTGGTTACAACAATCAGAGGGAGAATATAAGGTTGATACTTTAGACATGATTAGCCCAACTTGGCGGGAATTTGATTTTACCCCCTATGACTGTATTTTTCATGTGGCTGCTATTGTTCATAAAAACGAAAAAAAGATTGATCCGGATCTGTATCAAAAAGTTAATACTGAGTTACCAATAGAATTAGCAAATCTTGCAAAGGAAGCAGGAGTTCAACAGTTTATTTTTTTAAGTAGTATGAGTGTTTATGGAAGTAAAGAGTCAATTATTAATCGTGCTACAAAAGAAGAACCCTCAACTTATTATGGGAAAAGTAAATTGGCTGCAGAGATTGGGTTGAAAGCATTAGAATCAGACACCTTCAATGTTCTTATTATGCGTCCACCAATGGTCTATGGACCAAAGGCTACAGGAAATTATGCGCGATTGTCAAAACTCGCTAAAGTTACCCCTATTTTCCCGAAAATAGGGAACCAACGTAGTATGATTTATATTGATAATTTATTAGAATTTGTCAGACTAGCAATAGAACATAATTTATCCGGACTTCATTTTCCGCAAAATAGCACCTACGTTAATACCAGTGAACTGGTTAAGATGATTCGGAAGGTTAATGGAAAAAATACAATCCTAATATCTTTATTTAATCCTATTATCCCTAAGATGCATAGGGTTAGTCAAATCAATAAATTATTTGGGAATCTGACTTATGATCAAGCACTGTCGCAAGAAGTGTTTGATTATAATGTAGCGGATTATGAAGAGTCTATCAGAAGGTCGGAAGAAAAATAG